The Leisingera daeponensis DSM 23529 genome includes the window AGTGTTTGCCCAAGGGCAGCGAGGTGCCGGACAGGCCGATGTCCTCGGGCCGCATGATCTCGAAGTTCTCGCGGTTCTTCAGCATTCCGTCCTGGTGGATGCCGCTCTCATGGGCAAAGGCGTTTTTGCCGACAATCGCCTTGTTCGGCTGCACCACAAAGCCGGAGACGGTCGAGACCCGGCGCGAGATATGCATGATCTTGGTGGTGTCGATGCCGGTGGACCAGGGCATGATGTCATTGCGCGTCTTCAGCGCCATCACCACCTCTTCCAGCGCGGTGTTGCCCGCCCGCTCGCCCAGGCCGTTGATGGTGCATTCGATCTGGCGCGCCCCGCCCGCAACGGCCGCCAGCGCGTTGGCGGTCGCCATCCCGAGGTCGTTGTGGCAGTGGGTGGCAAAGACCACCTCATCCGCGCCCGGCACGGTCTCGATCAGGCGCCTGATCAGGTCGGCGCTTTCCGCGGGCGCGGTGTAGCCGACGGTGTCGGGGATGTTGATGGTGGTGGCGCCGGCCTTGATGGCGATCTCGATCACCCGGCACAGGTAATCCCACTCGGTCCGGGTCGCATCCATCGGCGACCACTGCACGTTGTCCACCAGGTTGCGGGCGTGGGTCACGGTCTCGTGGATCTTGTCGGCCATCTCGTCCATCGTGAGGTTCGGGATGGCGCGGTGCAGCGGCGAGGTGCCGATAAAGGTGTGGATGCGCGGCTGCGCGGCCTTGCGCACCGCTTCGGCGCAGCGGTCGATGTCCTTGAAGTTGGCGCGCGCCAGCCCGCAGATCACCGCGTTCTTCGAGCGCTCGGCAATCTCGGACACCGCAGCAAAGTCGCCTTCGGAGGCAATCGGGAAGCCGGCCTCGATAATGTCCACGCCCATCTCGTCCAGAAGCTCCGCAATCTCCAGCTTCTCGTTATGGGTCATGGTGGCGCCGGGGCTCTGCTCGCCGTCGCGCAGGGTGGTGTCAAAAATCAATACACGGGATTTGTCGCCGGAAATCGGGGATGCGTTGGTCATATCGGTATCTCTTGTCTCTGTCCTAGGCCCTTCCAGGGCATCATTAGCCTTCGATGGCGCGCGTGCGGCAATCCTCTGAGCGGGCGCGCCGGAAGGGCACGCTCAGAGGCGGGCTAGGATCAGTAGGGCGCGCAGGGCCGCACCGCGGAATGCGGCGGCGGCAAAGGGAATATCTGCGCAAATGCTCATGGCACGGATTTATACAGAGGTGCAGCCGAATGGGAAGGGGGATTTTGACCTTGCGGCATGGCGGTGTGCTGGCAGCAGCAAACCTCCGTAAAACCTTGCCCGGTAATTTCAAGACAATGTTGAAAAAAGTGTATAATATAATTAAGGGCCGTAGCCAGTTTCAATGCGACAGTTTGTCTGCGCTGTATCAGCCCTAAGGTCAGATGCGGTAGACAGCTTCGCGTTGGGAGAATTCCTGGCTCCTGCAGCCGGGATCCGGCGTCCTGATTAGAAGAGACGCCATCGATAGGAGGAAACAGTGTCGAAAAAAATTGTCCTTGGATATGACGACAGCGAGGCTGCCAAGTCGGCGCTTGCTTTTGCCGTCAGCCTTGCCAAAGCACAAGGGGCAGAGCTGGTGATCGCGCATGTGCTGGAGTGGTCGCCCTATTCCTTCCTCACCCCGGAGGAGATCGAGCAGCGCCACAAGCGCCGCGAGGAGGAATTGAAGCGCGCAGAGGATGCCCTGCTGAAACCCGTGTGCAAAAGCCTGGAAGATGACGGTGTCACCTTCGTGACAGAGCTGAAATACGGCCATATCGCGGAAACGTTGATTGATGTGATCAAGAAGCATGGCGCCAGCCACCTGATCATCGGCCGCACCGGCCATTCCGGGCTGTCATCGCGGCTGTTCGGCTCTGTCGCGGGCACTCTGGCGCAGGCCGCGCCGGTTCCGGTCACCATTGTTCCGTAAAGATAAACTCAGAGGACAGTCATGAGTAATTCAATTAAGGCGGCAGCCCTGTCTGCGCCGCTGCTGCTGGCGGCAACCGCCCCGGCGATGGCACAAACCGTCGACGAGCGCGTCAATGAGATTTTCGCCAATTCCACCGGCTGGTTCGTCAACCTGATCTTCAGCCCGTTTCCGGGCACCAGCTTTCCCTGGATCGTTGCCTGGCTGGTGGTCGCGGCCACCGTGTTCACCTTCTACTTCGGCCTGATCCAGTTCCGCGCCTTCCCGCACTCGATCTCGCTGGTCAAGGGCGATTATTCCGACCCCAATGACGCCGGCGAAGTCAGCCACTTCCAGGCGCTGGCAACCGCGCTGTCGGGCACCGTCGGCCTGGGCAACATCGCAGGCGTTGCCGTTGCCGTCGGCATCGGCGGCCCCGGCGCGACATTCTGGATGATCCTGGCGGGCCTGATGGGCATGGCCTCGAAATTCACCGAATGCACGCTGGGCGTCAAATACCGCAACGAGTTCCCGGACGGCCACGTGTCGGGCGGCCCGATGTACTATATGACCAAGGGCTTTGCCGAACGCGGGCTGCCGATGGGCAAATTCCTGGCGGTGATGTTCTCGATCTTCTGCATCCTCGGCGCGCTGGGCGGCGGCAACATGTTCCAGGCCAACCAGGCGCACGCGCAGATCTCCGGTGTTATCGGCGAGTATCCTGGCTGGATCACCGGCGTGGTGTTTGCGGGGGTTGTGTTCGCCGTGATCGTGGGCGGCCTGAAATCCATTGCACGAGTGACCGAGAAGGTCGTTCCGTTCATGGGCGTCATGTATGTCGCAACCGCGCTGGTCATCCTGGCGATGAATGCCGACAAGATCGGCTGGGCCTTTGGCCAGATCTTTGACGGGGCTTTCACCGGTCTCGGCGTTGCCGGCGGCATGGTTGGCGCACTGATCCAGGGCTTCAAGCGTGCGGCCTTCTCGAACGAGGCCGGCGTCGGCTCGGCAGCCATTGCCCACTCCGCCGTGCGCACCAAGGAGCCGATCACCGAAGGCTTCGTGTCGCTGCTGGAGCCGTTCATCGACACCGTGGTGATCTGCACCATGACCGCACTGGTGATCATCATCACCGGCCAGCTGGTCCAGGACCCGAACACCGGCCTCTACCTGCTGGATGAGGGTGCAGCCACGATCCAGACCATTGACGGCAACAAGGGCGTGGCGCTGACCTCGGCGGCCTTCTCCTCGGCCTTCGGCTGGTTCCAGTACGTGCTGGCGCTGGCGGTGATCCTGTTTGCCTTCTCCACCATGATCAGCTGGTCCTACTACGGCCTCAAGGCCTGGACCTTCCTGTTCGGCGAGGGCGAAACCAAGGAACTGGTGTTCAAGGTGATCTTCTGCATCTTCGTGGTGATCGGCGCCGCCGCCAACCTCGGCCCGGTGATCGACTTCTCCGACGCGGCGATCTTTGCCATGGCGGTGGTCAACATCATCGCGCTCTACTTCCTGATGCCGATCGTCAAGCGTGAGCTGAACAGCTACATGTCGCGCCTGAAAGCAGGCGAGATCAAGAAGTACGTCTGACCGGCTCCGGCCTGGCAATCAGACAGCTTTCAGACCCAAGCCTCTCCGGTCCGCCGGGGAGGCTTTTTTGATGAGAAGGGCAGGGGCGGCTTCAGCCGCCGTGTTCCACGATCCGGCGCAGCCCGGCAATCTGGCCTGGCAGATCCGTGGCGCTTGACTGGCAGAAGCCGGTCAGCAGGCCCCCGGACCGGCCTTCGGGATCGTGCGGCGACAGAGGCCGGACCCCATAGCCTGCACTTGCGGCGCGGCGGCAGATCCGGACGTCCGCCAGCCCGCCCGCCAGGTGAAAGGCAATCTGCATCCCAGCGTTGTGCCGCCTGAAGGACCCCAGGGCCTCGGGCCATTGCGCAAGCGCATCCGCCGCCGCGGCATAGCGTTCGGCATAAAGCCTGCGGGCGCGGCGGATGTGCCGGTCGTACTGCCCGGAGGCCATGAATTCCGCCAGCGGCCGCTGCGCGGTGATCGCGGCGCCGGCGCTGGGCTGGAAAAACCGGGCCCGGAACCGCGGCACCAGCGCCGGCGGCAGGATCGCATAGCCCAGCCGCAGCGCGTGCGAGAACGTCTTGGAGAAGGTGCCCACATAGATGCAGCGCCCCTCCCGGTCGAGCGCGGCCATGGCGGGCACCGGCTGGCCGGCATAACGGAACTCGCTGTCGAAATCATCCTCGATGATCCAGCCGCCGCGCTCCTTGGCCGCCTGCAGGAAGGCCTGGCGCTGCGGCACCGGCAGGGTGCCGCCCAGCGGAAACTGGTGCGAGGGCGTCAGCAGCGTGACCTTGGCCATCTGCCGCGGCACCTCCGCCCCGCGCTCCCCGGCCCGCAGCCAGCGCACCGGCCAGCCGCGCGCCACGGCAAAGCGCTGTGTCGGGGTAAAGCCGGGGGCCTCCAGCGCAATATCCTCGCCCTCCACCAGGAAATCCATCGCCAGCTCCAGCGCCTCGCGCGCGCCGCTGGTGACCAGCACCTGATCCGCGCTGCACTCTATCCCGCGCCAGCGCGCGGCATAGGCGGCAATCTCGCGCCGCAGTTCGGGATCGCCAAAGGAATCTTCCTGATGGCTCAGGCTGAGCGGATCCATCCGTGCCACACGTGAAACACAGCGCGCCCAGGACCGGGCCGGAAACACCGCCGGGTCCGGCGCGCCTGGCTGCAGCATCCCCGGCGCGGGCGGGACCGCCGCAGGCTGCGGCCGCGGCGGCGCTTCGGGCGGCCGGATCGGCGCCACGTCGCAGACAAAGATCCCCGCACCCCGCCGCGCCTCGGCAAAGCCTTCGGCCGCCAGCTGCTCATAGGCTGTCACCACGGTGGAGCGCGCCACCCCCAGATCCTGCGCCAGCGCCCGGGAGGACGGCAGCCGGGTGCCGATGGCCAGACTGCCGCTGCTGATCTGGCGGCGCAGCGCGCTGACGATTTGCAGATAGATCGGCTCGGCGCTGGCCTTGGACAGCAATCCGGAAAGGTCAATCATACTGGACTGCTCTTTTTGTCTGAAACTGGAAGTTAATTACAGTCCAGTTTGCGCATAGCACTCACCCTGACACAACCAGAATTGACGAGGTCCGCCAATGCGCCAGCCCGATACCGAAACCGCCCTGAAATCCGAGCGCAGCCGCCTGCGCCGCGCCCATGAACGCGGGCTCTATGACCGCGAGACCGTGTATCAGGTGCTCGACGCCATGCCGCTGGCCCATATCGGCTATCAGATCAATGGCGCCCCTTCGGTGCTTCCGACGCTGCAATGGCGCGAGGGCGATCACGTCTATTGGCACGGCTCCGCCGCCAGCCGGGCGATCCGCGCGATGGAGGGGGCGGAGGTCTGCCTGACGGTCACCTGCATGGACGGATACGTGCTGGCCCGTTCGGCCTTCCACCACTCGGTCAACTTCCGCTCCGCGATGCTGTTCGGGGTGGCCGAAAAGGTCACGGAGGAGGAGGCCAAGGCCGCCAGCCTCAAGGCGATGGTCGACCACATCTTTCCCGGCCGCTGGGACGCCCTGCGCCCGATGACCGCGCAGGAGCTGAAGGCCACCGCCCTGATGCGGATGCCGATCGAGGAGGGGGCGGCCAAGATCCGCTCCGGTGCGCCCAAGGACGACGAGGAGGATTACGCCCTGCCGATCTGGGCGGGTGTGGTGCCGATAGCGATGGAGCTGAAGCTGCCGCAGCCGGACCCTGCCAATCTGGAGGGTGTCGAGATGCCGGACCACCTGAGCCGCATCCGCATCGGCTGAATCGAAAAGGGCGCGCCGCTCTGGCGCGCCCTTTGTTCTTGCAGGCCTATTCTGTCTGGCTGGCGCCCTCTGCCCCGGTGCTGACCAGCGCGCCGTTCTCCCAGGTGCCGTCCGCCTTCTGGCCGCTGGCGTATTTCATCGTGCCCGGCCCCTGGCGCTTGCCGTTGACAAAGCTGCCCTCGTAAACGTCGCCATTGGCATAGGTCGCCACGCCCTGGCCAAAGATCTTGCCTTCTTGCCATTCGCCTTCGTAGGTGAAGCCGTCAGGCATCACGATCTTGCCCCGCCCGTGGCGCTGGCTGTCAGCAAATGCGCCAGTGTAGACCGAGCCGTCGGCATAGGTGACCACCGCCTCGCCGTGGCGCTGCCCGTTCTGCCAGCCGCCGTCGTAGCGGTAACCGTCGGCATAGGTCATCACCCCCTGGCCGTGGTTCTTGGCGTTTTTGAAGCCGCCGGTATAGGTGATCCCGTTGGGGTAGGTGGCAGTGCCTTTGCCCTCGATCACGCCAGCAACCCATTCACCTTCGTAGGTGGAGCCGTCGGGATAGGTGATCTTGCCCTTGCCTTCGGCCAGATCATCGCGGAAATCGCCTTCATAGACCGATCCGTCGGGATAAACTGCCTTGCCCTTGCCTTCGATCTGCCCCTTCACCCAGGCGCCGGTGTAGCTGTAGCCATCCTTCTCGGTGAAGGTGCCGGTGCCGTGGCGCTGATCGTCCAGGAAGTCGCCCGTGTAGACATCGCCATTGGCGTAGGTCTGCGTGCCGGTGCCGTGGCGGCGGCCATTTTGCAGCGCGCCTTCATAGATGTCGCCGTTGGGCTGCACCAGGCGGCCGGTGCCATGCATCTGGCTGGACATCCATTCGCCTTCGTAGACCAGCCCGTCGGAGGTCTCCAGCCGGCCTTGCCCCTGCAGCTGGCCATCCGCCACGCTGCCCTCGTAAACGGTGCCCTCGGCATAGGTGATTTTCGCCTGGCCCTGCTGGCGCCCCCCGGCCCAGTCGCCGTCGTAGGTATAGCCGTCGGGCGATTGCATCACGCCCTTGCCGTGCCGCTTGCCGTCGGCAAAGCTGCCCTGATAGCGCACGCCACTGGCATAGACCGACACTCCGTCGCCGTGGATCTGGCCGTCCTGCCATTCGCCCTCGTAGGTGCTGCCGTCGGCGCGGGTCAGCTTGCCCAGACCGTGCGGCTTGCCCTGCGCGAACTCGCCTTCATAGATTGAACCGTCCGGGAACCGCGCCACACCCTGGCCGCGGACCTCTCCCTCGACCCACTCGCCGGTGTATTCATATCCGTTCGGCAGCTTGTAAGTGCCGGTGCCATGCTGCAGCCCGCCTTTGAAGGTGCCCTCGTAGACGCCGCCGATCTCATCCTGCGTGGTGATGATCTCCCCCTCCTGGGCAAAGGCCGGCGCGGCCAGTGCCAGGATCGTGGAAAGCGCGATTGCGGTGCCGAAACGGGTCATTCAAAACCTCTGCCTGCCCAGGAATTACGGTGCTGCTGCCATATTGGGTTGCTCGCCCGGAAACTAAGCTACCGCAGGCGGGGCCGCAATGTCTTTTCCCCGGCACCAGGCCCTTGCTCTTTTCCTTGGCTGTCAATCTGGTAAATGGCTGAGGAAGGATTTTTGCAAAGGGCCGATGCAGCATGGCAGACCGTTTCCGCGTGACACTGGCGCAGCTGAACCCCACCGTGGGCGATCTGGCAGGCAACGCCGCCAAGGCCCGCGCCGCCTGGGAGGAAGGCCGCAAGGCCGGCGCCGATCTGGTCGCGCTGCCGGAAATGTTCATCACCGGCTACAACACCCAGGATCTGGTGATGAAGCCGGTCTTCCACCAGGCCGCCATCGCCGAGGTCGAAAAACTGGCGGCGGACTGCGCCGATGGTCCGGCTCTGGCGGTTGGCGGGCCGTGGGTCGAGGGCGGCAGGCTCTACAATGCCTATCTGATCCTGAAGGACGGCAAGATCGCCTCGCGCTGCCTCAAGCACCATCTGCCGAACGAGACCGTGTTTGACGAGGTCCGCCTCTTCGAGGCCGGCCCCTTGGGCGGCCCGTATTCCGTCAGCAACACCCGCATCGGCTCCCCCATCTGCGAGGACGGCTGGCACGAGGATGTGGCGGAAACCCTGGCCGAAACCGGCGCCGAATTCCTGCTGATCCCCAACGGCTCGCCCTATTTCCGCAACAAGATGGAAGTGCGCTTCAACATGATGGTGGCGCGCGCTGTCGAAACCCACCTGCCGGTGATCTACCTCAACATGGTGGGCGGCCAGGACGATCAGGTGTTCGACGGCGGTTCCTTCGCCCTGAACCCGGGCGGCGCACTGGCAGTTCAGATGCCGCTGTTCGACGAGTGCATCACCCAGGTCGACCTCATCCGCACCGGGGACGGCTGGCGCGTGGAGGAAGGCGAAAAGGCGCATCTGCCGGACGAATGGGAGCAGGACTACCGGGTGATGGTGGACTCCCTGCGCGACTACATGGGCAAAACCGGCTTCAAGAAGGTGCTTCTGGGACTGTCCGGCGGCGTTGACTCGGCGATTGTCGCGGCCATCGCGGTGGATGCGCTGGGGGCGGAGAATGTCCGCTGCGTGATGCTGCCGTCTGAGTACACCAGCCGGGGATCGCTCGACGATGCCGAAGCCGTCGCCAAGGCGCTGGGCGTCCGTTATGACTATGTTCCGATCAGCGAGGCACGGGCTGCCATCACCAGCACGCTGGCGCCGCTGTTTACCGGCCTCGATGCGGATATCACCGAGGAAAACATCCAGTCCCGCCTGCGCGGCCTGCTGCTGATGGCCATGTCCAACAAGTTCGGCGAGATGCTGCTGACCACCGGCAACAAGTCCGAGGTGGCTGTGGGCTATGCCACCATCTATGGCGACATGAACGGCGGCTACAACCCGATCAAGGACCTCTACAAAACCCGCGTGTTCGAAACCTGCCGCTGGCGCAACGCCAACCACCGCCCCTGGATGAAGGGCCCGGCGGGCGAGGTGATCCGCCCCAATGTGATCGACAAGCCCCCCTCGGCGGAACTGCGCGAAGATCAGAAGGACAGCGACAGCCTGCCGGATTACCCGGAACTGGACGCCATTCTGGAAATTCTGGTCGATCTGGAGGGGTCAATCGCAGATTGTGTTGCGGCGGGCTTTTCCCGGGACGTGGCCAAACGGGTCGAGCATCTGCTTTATATCAGCGAATACAAACGCTTCCAGTCCGCGCCCGGTGCCCGGCTGACGCCGCGGGCGTTCTGGCTGGACCGCCGGTACCCGATCGTGAACCGCTGGCGCGACCCGACCTGAGGCACGCGTTAACCCCTTGAAGGCGCGGGTCTTTTCCGCGCTTTCCGCCCTTTCCCCGGGCAGCTTCCGTGACGGTAAAGTCCTGATATGCGGCGAAAAAAACACAATACCGCAATGCGCGGCAGAGGCGGCCGCGTGGACGCTGGACCGCCGATTCCGCAGCGGGCATAGAGACCTCATGCCTGGACCGAGACTGCCTCATTTCCAATCCAATCTGGCCTTGCCCAAGGCTGTCGACGCCGTGGTGATCGGCGGCGGCATCATTGGTGCCGCCACCGCGCTGGAACTGGCCGAGCGCGGCCACTCCGTGCTCTTGTGCGAAAAGGGGCAGATCGCGGGCGAGCAAAGCTCGCGCAACTGGGGGTGGGTACGGATCTCCTGCCGCGATCCGCGGGAAATCCCGCTGATGGCGGAATCGCTGCGCCTTTGGGAAGGGCTGGCGGCGCGCACCGGGCAGGACACCGGGTTCACCCGCTCCGGCATCCTCTACACCGCCGGCACGGCCAAGCGCGAAGCCCAGCTGGAGCGCTGGCTGCGCAACCTTGATGGCTGGGGGCAGGGCGCCCGGATGGTGCGCGGACCGCAGCTGGCGCAGCTGATGCCGGGCCACCAGACCAAGACCCGCAGCGCCCTGCTCACGCCGATGGACGGGCGGGCCGAGCCGCATATGGCCACCCACGCAATCGCCACTGCCGCCCAGGCCGCGGGCGCCAAGATCATGACCGAATGCGCGGTGCGCAGCGTCGAAACATCGGCCGGGCGCATCAGCGGCGTGATGACGGAACGCGGCCGCGTTGCCTGTTCGGCGGTGGTGGTGGCGGGCGGCGCCTGGTCGCGGCTGTTTCTCGGCAATGCGGGCATCAGCCTGCCGCAGCTCAAAGTGCTGAACTCGGTCCTGCGCACCTCGCCGGTGCCGGGCGGGCCGGACATCGCGGTGCGCACCGGCAACCTGGGCCTGCGCAAGCGGGCCGATGGCGGCTACACCGTCTCGGACGCGCTGGAGAACATGGTCGATATCGTGCCCGACAGCTTCCGCCTGGGCTGGGCGTTCCTGCCCAGCCTGCGGCACGAATGGCGCGCCCTGCAATTCCGGCTCACCAGCCGCTGGCGCGAGGAGGCGGCGCAGGCCCGCCGCTGGCAGCCGCAGCAGACCACCCCGTTCGAGCTGTGCCGGGTGCTGGATCCAGCCCCTTCGCAAAAGGCGCTGAAAAGCGGCTGGGCGGCAGCGCAAAAGGCCTTCCCTGTGCTGCAGGGCGCCGATGTGGTGCAAAGCTGGGGCGGGCTGATCGACGTGACCCCGGACGCGATCCCGGTGATCTCGCAGGCCAACCAGCTGCCGGGCCTGTTCATCGCCACCGGGTTTTCCGGTCACGGCTTCGGCATCGGCCCGGCCGCGGGCAAGCTTGCCGCCGATCTGGTGACTGGCGACAGGCCTGTCGTGGATCCGCATGACTTCCGCCTGTCCCGCTTCACCGACGGCAGCAGATACGGCCCGCGAAGCGGCTACTGACCGCGTCCCTTACCCCATCAGCTGATAGCTCACTGGCACATAGCGGAAACCGTCGCCGCGGGGTTCGACAAATCCCGCCGCCGGGAACGGCATGTGATAGCCGATCATCGGGAGCTTGTCCGCCGCCAGCATCCCCAGCACCCGGCGGCGCGACTCCGTTGCCGCCGCCTTGTCCATGTCGAACATCACTTCCCAATCGGGCCGGGCGAAGCTCCAGACATAGTGGTTGGCCAGATCCGCGGTCAGCACCAGCTGGCGGTTGCCGCTCTCCAGCATATAGCACATATGCCCCGGCGTATGGCCAAAGCCGGCCATTGCGGTGATCCCCGGCGCCACGCTGGCGCCATCATCGATAAAGGTGGTCTTCTCGGCCAGCGGCGTCATGTTCTGGGCCACCAGATCGCCCACCCGGTCGCCCGGGTCGCGCTTGGACCAGAAATTGTATTCCGCCGCCCCGGTCACATAGCGGGCGTTCGGAAAGGTCGGCGCGCCATCGGTCATCAGCCCGCCGATATGGTCCGGATGCATATGGGTGATCACCACGACGCTGATCTGGTCCGGCGTCACCCCGGCGGCGGCCAGCGACCTGGCAATGCCGCCATTGCCCAGCCCGGTGTCGAA containing:
- a CDS encoding 2-isopropylmalate synthase yields the protein MTNASPISGDKSRVLIFDTTLRDGEQSPGATMTHNEKLEIAELLDEMGVDIIEAGFPIASEGDFAAVSEIAERSKNAVICGLARANFKDIDRCAEAVRKAAQPRIHTFIGTSPLHRAIPNLTMDEMADKIHETVTHARNLVDNVQWSPMDATRTEWDYLCRVIEIAIKAGATTINIPDTVGYTAPAESADLIRRLIETVPGADEVVFATHCHNDLGMATANALAAVAGGARQIECTINGLGERAGNTALEEVVMALKTRNDIMPWSTGIDTTKIMHISRRVSTVSGFVVQPNKAIVGKNAFAHESGIHQDGMLKNRENFEIMRPEDIGLSGTSLPLGKHSGRAALRDKLEHLGYEVGDNQLKDVFVRFKELADRKKEVFDDDLIALMRTGTDAENDHLKIVSMKVVCGTGGPAEATVEMEIDGKDVTETAEGDGPVDATFKAIRKIYPNTARLQLYQVHAVTEGTDAQATVSVRLEEDGNIATGESANTDTVVASAKAYVNALNRLIVRRGRVGEGADTKEISYKDLA
- a CDS encoding universal stress protein, producing the protein MSKKIVLGYDDSEAAKSALAFAVSLAKAQGAELVIAHVLEWSPYSFLTPEEIEQRHKRREEELKRAEDALLKPVCKSLEDDGVTFVTELKYGHIAETLIDVIKKHGASHLIIGRTGHSGLSSRLFGSVAGTLAQAAPVPVTIVP
- a CDS encoding alanine/glycine:cation symporter family protein, which translates into the protein MSNSIKAAALSAPLLLAATAPAMAQTVDERVNEIFANSTGWFVNLIFSPFPGTSFPWIVAWLVVAATVFTFYFGLIQFRAFPHSISLVKGDYSDPNDAGEVSHFQALATALSGTVGLGNIAGVAVAVGIGGPGATFWMILAGLMGMASKFTECTLGVKYRNEFPDGHVSGGPMYYMTKGFAERGLPMGKFLAVMFSIFCILGALGGGNMFQANQAHAQISGVIGEYPGWITGVVFAGVVFAVIVGGLKSIARVTEKVVPFMGVMYVATALVILAMNADKIGWAFGQIFDGAFTGLGVAGGMVGALIQGFKRAAFSNEAGVGSAAIAHSAVRTKEPITEGFVSLLEPFIDTVVICTMTALVIIITGQLVQDPNTGLYLLDEGAATIQTIDGNKGVALTSAAFSSAFGWFQYVLALAVILFAFSTMISWSYYGLKAWTFLFGEGETKELVFKVIFCIFVVIGAAANLGPVIDFSDAAIFAMAVVNIIALYFLMPIVKRELNSYMSRLKAGEIKKYV
- a CDS encoding PLP-dependent aminotransferase family protein; this encodes MIDLSGLLSKASAEPIYLQIVSALRRQISSGSLAIGTRLPSSRALAQDLGVARSTVVTAYEQLAAEGFAEARRGAGIFVCDVAPIRPPEAPPRPQPAAVPPAPGMLQPGAPDPAVFPARSWARCVSRVARMDPLSLSHQEDSFGDPELRREIAAYAARWRGIECSADQVLVTSGAREALELAMDFLVEGEDIALEAPGFTPTQRFAVARGWPVRWLRAGERGAEVPRQMAKVTLLTPSHQFPLGGTLPVPQRQAFLQAAKERGGWIIEDDFDSEFRYAGQPVPAMAALDREGRCIYVGTFSKTFSHALRLGYAILPPALVPRFRARFFQPSAGAAITAQRPLAEFMASGQYDRHIRRARRLYAERYAAAADALAQWPEALGSFRRHNAGMQIAFHLAGGLADVRICRRAASAGYGVRPLSPHDPEGRSGGLLTGFCQSSATDLPGQIAGLRRIVEHGG
- a CDS encoding pyridoxamine 5'-phosphate oxidase family protein, with the translated sequence MRQPDTETALKSERSRLRRAHERGLYDRETVYQVLDAMPLAHIGYQINGAPSVLPTLQWREGDHVYWHGSAASRAIRAMEGAEVCLTVTCMDGYVLARSAFHHSVNFRSAMLFGVAEKVTEEEAKAASLKAMVDHIFPGRWDALRPMTAQELKATALMRMPIEEGAAKIRSGAPKDDEEDYALPIWAGVVPIAMELKLPQPDPANLEGVEMPDHLSRIRIG
- a CDS encoding MORN repeat-containing protein, translating into MTRFGTAIALSTILALAAPAFAQEGEIITTQDEIGGVYEGTFKGGLQHGTGTYKLPNGYEYTGEWVEGEVRGQGVARFPDGSIYEGEFAQGKPHGLGKLTRADGSTYEGEWQDGQIHGDGVSVYASGVRYQGSFADGKRHGKGVMQSPDGYTYDGDWAGGRQQGQAKITYAEGTVYEGSVADGQLQGQGRLETSDGLVYEGEWMSSQMHGTGRLVQPNGDIYEGALQNGRRHGTGTQTYANGDVYTGDFLDDQRHGTGTFTEKDGYSYTGAWVKGQIEGKGKAVYPDGSVYEGDFRDDLAEGKGKITYPDGSTYEGEWVAGVIEGKGTATYPNGITYTGGFKNAKNHGQGVMTYADGYRYDGGWQNGQRHGEAVVTYADGSVYTGAFADSQRHGRGKIVMPDGFTYEGEWQEGKIFGQGVATYANGDVYEGSFVNGKRQGPGTMKYASGQKADGTWENGALVSTGAEGASQTE
- a CDS encoding NAD+ synthase, whose protein sequence is MADRFRVTLAQLNPTVGDLAGNAAKARAAWEEGRKAGADLVALPEMFITGYNTQDLVMKPVFHQAAIAEVEKLAADCADGPALAVGGPWVEGGRLYNAYLILKDGKIASRCLKHHLPNETVFDEVRLFEAGPLGGPYSVSNTRIGSPICEDGWHEDVAETLAETGAEFLLIPNGSPYFRNKMEVRFNMMVARAVETHLPVIYLNMVGGQDDQVFDGGSFALNPGGALAVQMPLFDECITQVDLIRTGDGWRVEEGEKAHLPDEWEQDYRVMVDSLRDYMGKTGFKKVLLGLSGGVDSAIVAAIAVDALGAENVRCVMLPSEYTSRGSLDDAEAVAKALGVRYDYVPISEARAAITSTLAPLFTGLDADITEENIQSRLRGLLLMAMSNKFGEMLLTTGNKSEVAVGYATIYGDMNGGYNPIKDLYKTRVFETCRWRNANHRPWMKGPAGEVIRPNVIDKPPSAELREDQKDSDSLPDYPELDAILEILVDLEGSIADCVAAGFSRDVAKRVEHLLYISEYKRFQSAPGARLTPRAFWLDRRYPIVNRWRDPT
- a CDS encoding NAD(P)/FAD-dependent oxidoreductase, with the translated sequence MPGPRLPHFQSNLALPKAVDAVVIGGGIIGAATALELAERGHSVLLCEKGQIAGEQSSRNWGWVRISCRDPREIPLMAESLRLWEGLAARTGQDTGFTRSGILYTAGTAKREAQLERWLRNLDGWGQGARMVRGPQLAQLMPGHQTKTRSALLTPMDGRAEPHMATHAIATAAQAAGAKIMTECAVRSVETSAGRISGVMTERGRVACSAVVVAGGAWSRLFLGNAGISLPQLKVLNSVLRTSPVPGGPDIAVRTGNLGLRKRADGGYTVSDALENMVDIVPDSFRLGWAFLPSLRHEWRALQFRLTSRWREEAAQARRWQPQQTTPFELCRVLDPAPSQKALKSGWAAAQKAFPVLQGADVVQSWGGLIDVTPDAIPVISQANQLPGLFIATGFSGHGFGIGPAAGKLAADLVTGDRPVVDPHDFRLSRFTDGSRYGPRSGY
- a CDS encoding MBL fold metallo-hydrolase; protein product: MTVSLSRRAALAGAAALPLAGAATPLLAGAHGGRAEAQIAHSFKLAEMPVTTLLDGSAQREEPKAIFGGNASDEEFAEVSEENFISAETVQFYFTPTLVDTGGELVLFDTGLGNGGIARSLAAAGVTPDQISVVVITHMHPDHIGGLMTDGAPTFPNARYVTGAAEYNFWSKRDPGDRVGDLVAQNMTPLAEKTTFIDDGASVAPGITAMAGFGHTPGHMCYMLESGNRQLVLTADLANHYVWSFARPDWEVMFDMDKAAATESRRRVLGMLAADKLPMIGYHMPFPAAGFVEPRGDGFRYVPVSYQLMG